The Salvia miltiorrhiza cultivar Shanhuang (shh) chromosome 1, IMPLAD_Smil_shh, whole genome shotgun sequence genome has a window encoding:
- the LOC131001079 gene encoding LOW QUALITY PROTEIN: myb family transcription factor PHL5 (The sequence of the model RefSeq protein was modified relative to this genomic sequence to represent the inferred CDS: deleted 1 base in 1 codon) has protein sequence MKKIQHNYGYPSEFVSQLPNYFPQNHTPQMGCSNQPTQQNENPSATIIGRIGSPAAAFCAAEIAMGLSQYDLPESCSQQSKNPRPFHQTLFQESPARNEADYHTTTQHYVVTTSEGSYRNHLFTNLSEREQILHLKNKLLGDLDDSNRRSPSAPFDSNHDLEVSHNPYAPHLAQMKQFGRPPTPINSSSSFAAAASSNKTRIRWTQDLHDRFVECVNRLGGPDKATPKQVLKLMDTEGLTIFHVKSHLQKYRNAKYSPESVEATGKAEKKTNTNNAAEIDIKTGMQLKEALQMQLDVQRRLHEQLEIQRNLQLRIEEQNKQLKMMFDQQQMTTQNLTETRNNKCLNPNSLSTTVDSDPEIFVLDGSDDDMVFPSKIS, from the exons TGCTCAAATCAACCCACACAGCAAAACGAAAATCCATCGGCCACCATCATAGGCCGGATCGGATCACCTGCTGCTGCTTTCTGTGCAGCTGAGATTGCCATGGGATTATCTCAGTATGATCTCCCAGAGAGCTGCTCCCAGCAATCCAAGAATCCTCGCCCGTTCCACCAAACCCTTTTTCAAGAATCACCGGCTAGAAACGAAGCAGATTACCATACTACTACTCAACACTATGTGGTCACCACAAGTGAAGGATCTTATAGAAATCACTTGTTCACCAATCTTTCTGAGAGGGAACAGATACTTCACCTAAAAAACAAGCTACTCGGTGATCTTGATGATTCAAACAGACGAAGCCCTTCTGCTCCATTCGACTCAAATCATGATCTTGAA GTCTCACATAATCCATATGCACCTCATCTCGCGCAAATGAAGCAGTTTGGGAGGCCTCCCACACCGATAAACAGCTCATCATCGTTTGCAGCTGCAGCTTCATCAAACAAGACGCGAATAAGGTGGACTCAAGATCTTCATGACCGGTTTGTTGAGTGTGTGAATCGCCTTGGTGGCCCCGACA AAGCAACACCGAAACAAGTGCTGAAGTTGATGGACACTGAGGGGCTCACCATTTTTCATGTCAAGAGCCATTTGCAG AAATACAGAAACGCCAAATACTCACCAGAATCCGTGGAag CAACTGGAAAGGCTGAGAAGAAGACTAATACAAATAATGCAGCAGAAATAGATATCAAAAC GGGTATGCAGCTCAAGGAGGCTCTGCAGATGCAGCTCGACGTTCAGAGGCGTCTCCACGAGCAACTAGAG ATACAGAGGAACTTGCAGCTGAGGATTGAAGAACAGAACAAGCAGCTGAAGATGATGTTCGATCAGCAACAAATGACT ACACAAAATCTCACAGAAACTCGAAACAACAAATGTCTGAATCCTAATAGCTTATCCACCACAGTTGATTCAGATCCTGAGATTTTTGTCTTGGATGGCtctgatgatgatatggtctttCCATCCAAGATAAGCTAG